A stretch of DNA from Doryrhamphus excisus isolate RoL2022-K1 chromosome 6, RoL_Dexc_1.0, whole genome shotgun sequence:
GGCATTGTCGTGATATGAACAGAGAGGAAATGACAGAATAACTGAGTTCTGACTTTTTGGTTAGCAACGGTTTTGTGGTGCAAATGTGTTTAGAGAAGCCAAACTAAGTGACTCCAGCAACTAATAGCAACTATGTTCCTCCTCACCGAAATACGCCCCAAACTATCTGGGATCTATCATCTCTATTCAGTGTCTTAGATTGTACATACTGAGATAAAATACCCTAacataaaacaatttaaaaaactatACTGCaggtaaatgaaatatttttccatctttATTGTCAATGTTTTTGAAAAGCACATTTATATCAATGACTAACTTTCCAGGTCTGCAAGCACGATGGAATGTAAATCCCCAAGAATGTAGTTTTTTCAAGACTGTAGACAGTAATTAAGTAAAGTATTTGCTATCAAACTCCTCCATATAAGACAAAACCCCCAAATGCTACTTCACTATGCCATGTTAGGATGTTCCTTCTGTTAACAATTGTTTGTTAGACTAGACAAACATGaatgtcagttttttttaggtcaaaCTAACTTGCTACAACAGATTTAGTCAGGCTTGTATAAGAGAAGAGTGGGGGGCCAGAAGGCACAATGTTTCTTTTTGGATCCAACCACTATGGTTCAAGAACACGTCACACAGTCAAATCACTAAAGTATTGGTCCACACTTCAGTCGATCACAACTTCACAGAAAGAACCAAAGTGGAACAACTCAACTGGTCAAGAATACAAATTGCATTGCTGGTCATACAATGGATTGCAAGGTACTATTCGTTGCCAGTTTAAAAAGATGGTAATAATGGAATACGCTTCAAAACACAAGTTGGAGATATAGCaataccccccgcccccatccctCAGTCCCACCCACCCCAATCAAAAAACACCATTATACTGGTCTCCTGCACTGTCTGCAGCTAGAAGACCTAATGTTTCCTGATTGAATGTCCGTGAAAAGGTCACCCTCTCTTCCATCCAGTCAGTCTACTTGCAGAGCTCTGTGGAAAGCCAGTCCAGTCCTTCATAGAGCCCGGTGCCCTGGGTGGCGCAGGTTGACTCAACGTGCCACTGTGGGGATGCAAATAGGAAATCAAAAGAAGGATGGATACACCTTGTTGCTGCATTGGGAGTCTTGGGTGACTTACCTTTTTGTTGCGAAGATCGTGGAGATTCAGTTCGTTTGTGACCTCGCTGACTGACAGGGCGTTGGGAAGGTCCTGTTTGTTGGCAAACACCAGCAAGATGGCGTCTTTCAGTTCTTGCTCCTGTAACTGCAAGCACAGGCACAGGAAATGACACCGACCGTCACACCAGACGTCGCTGAGCATCTAATAGTGACTGGCGAATGTCATGGTGCTGTCTGAAGGTGTGCTCTGAGTGTAGTCGAGTAAAACCATTCCCATCATTTTTCAGGATCTGTGGGAAAACTGACTCTAGTGTTACAATACTCATAGAGttactctagagcaggggtctcaaactcgcggcccgcgagacactagtttgaggcccccaccttgataccaaagtttaatgttgaaatgacagcttaaagctgtgtgcacaccggacacaattaacatgattttgccccgcccatactgttaccctaccctgttaccccgccctgttttgctttggattagcaatgaagctaaaggcttatgacgctgggtacaaataaatgcaggaaatgatttggaataaaagggaaaatacacgtcaagataaagcatctcatcaaacatgttgttaaagtcacgacgctgctcccagatggaactgagtacgatgctaacttgctaattgggtaaaattattaagtttgattaatgttcatgttaaaggttaaataactgttaatactgtacatttgaatctgaaaaaaataatttctctaccaactgtatgtggttgcTTACGTTTTTCctctttgctgttttattattattttacttatttattacttactgattgatttattgtctttattcttaatttgtttattcatttttttatcttattttgtgtatagaaaaataaaaattaagatatttgagaacagtggaatgttttatcagatattttggtgtggaaaaccggaaccaaagtactgaaaaagtgtagggtatagcagaagcaaaatcattgaagatagtttttttattgattttttcccccagtttttaataaatgttttgggttttttttgaaaacctgatgcggcccggcttcacccagaacctagctccggtggcccccaggtaaattgagtttgagacccctgctctagagtttGTTTTACTGTGATTAACTTCTTTTTGGAGAATGTTCATGTTACAAGGATGTTCGGATTTGTTTTTCGGGCTAAAACGCCAAAATAAATGGTCAACATGAAGCCATCATTGAACCTTTTGGAGTAGACACATTTTTGGGCTCGTCTCAAAGCCATCAAGCTAAAAAAGCAACAGGGTCAGAATGTGTCTAAATGGTAGTGACAGAGAAATAAGAGTTGGGATACACTGAAAATAAGTTTGtctatatttttttccagagacGCACCCTCAAAATACCTATTGTAGTTTGTTGGTACGGACTGGAAAACACAATAAGACCATAGCCTGAGTCCTTTCCAATTTCAAATTTGACAATGATACTACAAAATTGAGTATTTTACACACGTTTTTCTCAAGTTAGGATCAGGCGGTGCGTGCAAAGGTGGGGAATTTGGTAACCTTTTGTCACACTTGGTCAAAGTCTTCACTAATTCCATGCATTCAGATGTCCATGGCATTGTCTTTCAAGAATGGTTGCCATGGTTGTTTGGAAAATAAACTGAAAACTTAAAAGGCAcaatgttttcctttttccatTACGCATGACTTACTCTTATGACAAAAGACCAACCATTAACCAGCATATTGGTGTTTTCACCATTTAACTGGCTATTTAATGTGCCCATCATCATGAAGATTCAATGTAAATGGTAACTAATTAATTAGGTTAGATGAGATTTTTAGGTATTTAGGTtaacaatgttttattattaggccgagtggttagcgcacaggccgttttattattattattattattcagatgTACCATCTTTGAGAGCTCATCTGCAGCCTCTGCCACTCTTTCTCTGTCATTGCTGTCCACTACAAAGATGAGGCCCTGCAAGATAAAAGCACATTCACAGTTCAGCATTCACAGCCCCGGCAAATTTACTGATTTTTATTCCCCCCAAAATACAGAGTAATATCtcataatttataaatacttggtttaaaaaaaagcattgtaTGACAATTCTTATGAAGATTATGATGTTACAAATGGACAATACAAATATGAGGCAAAATTGACTTGTTTGACACCTATAACATGAATTATAGGTGGTTGTACAGAGTAAACAATTGACAGACTTagtaaattgattaaaaaaagacacGACTACTCAAATGATTGAAACCAGATAAGACCGAAGCGACCACTGGTATGTTTACAACTATGCAACTTGGTTTCCTTGTTGATTCAAAGTTGATCAATCTTGCCTGACAAACCTTTGCTAGAAATACTTTAAGTGTGAAATACAGCTAAACTAAATCTACGGGCGTTGAGTTGATAAAGCGCCGTCTTCAATCTTCTCAGCCTTTTCCAATAGGCTGACTTAAGTCCAAAACAAATGACAACCTGACAGATGTTATGAGACGCAAAGGTGTATGCATCTTACTGGTAAGTTATTTATACAGAATTCTAATAAGGGTGATAAATGTTGTTCTTGTGTGCTGCTTGATTTGTCGTGAACTGCCAGCCAAAACATTGCTTGCACCTGGGCGACAGCGAATTGGGAGTGGCCTTCCCATCAGCTGACTGAAGTCATGACGTGGTTACATAAATATCACAAACTTTCATCTTGGCTGGCTGCGAAAACACACCAAGCAGCACAAATGCATGTTAACAAGTCGGGcgaatgcaaaccaaggcaaatttGAGCATAAATTTgggatgttaactgaaaaaaacacactaactggGGCAGgtgttaaccgaggtaccactgtatttgttttaatgTCCTTTATTACATCCTGTTCCTTCGGAATAGTTAATCTCTTCTTGAATTTTAGTAACTCTTAGTTGAAaacatttctttaattttctgaACCTTCCCCTTCTCCCTTGAATGATGCAGTTTGGGTAATAAGCTCTTCAGGAGGCCTCATCTACCAAGTAGAATATGTTACAATATGAgctttatccttaatgatggtcCAAGCATATCTAGTGAAAGATGTGCACATAATCATTTCAAAACTTGAAATGCGCAATAGGCTAGCTGCACACGCTTACAGGGATAAAGTGTTTTGAACATGAATGCTATAAAAGACTTGTAAGTGATACAAAACCACGACTATTCATAGGATATGACAACATCACAGCTGTGTGTTACAGTAATAGCTCCAAAGCGCTGTGGTTTCACTTGGGCTTGATAAACCCTCATACCTGTGTGTTCTGGAAATAATGTCTCCACAGGGGTCTGATCTTGTCCTGACCACCCACATCCCACACTGTGAAACTGATATTCTTGTACTCAACGGTCTCCACATTGAAACCTGGAGGAAGGAGCAAAACAGGAATgatgcactttaaaaaaataaaacaggtaAAACAGGTTGTTCAATGTAATAAGCACCATTAATTATCACTGAGGTGAATACAGTTAACATATCTTACCTATAGTGGGGATGGTAGTTACAATTTCGCCAAGCTTCAGCTTGTATAAGATGGTTGTTTTCCCTGCAGCATCCAGTCCGACTAAGGGAGGAGAGTGTTGATAAATGACAAGTTACAGCTTGCAGGATGACAAGATGTCAGATATTACATAAACACAACAAGACAGCTGGCTTTTTCAGATCAGGGATTTCCAAAGTTTCATACAGTGAGAGTCCGATcagataatatgtaatattagtTGTGGCTTCATCGAGTCCCTGAAACAAGTTTTTGTTAAGtaggaaataaaaatacattcattttgcctttgaaaatgatgtttttccTTTATTGTTCCTTCAAATGCAACGCTGCCTCCCACGCACTTGAAAAAAACGAGTTTTAGATCAATTGGGAAATAGCTAAAATGACTCACACTGCATGGGCGTGAGTGCAACATGGCATTACACAACTTTTTACAAATGAGACAGAAGTTTAATATAAGGACTAGACATATTTATGTAAATGAATATCCTTATAGCGTAAAGTTATGCCACTTCCGTGCGGCAGCCGAAAAAAACACGTCACAGCTGCCTTCACGAATAACATATTTGTTTCGAAACACTCAATGAACTTTACTGCCATTTTATCACTTTTACACCACTAAAGTAAGTTCTCATTCGTCGTATTTCAATTTTGCGCCTTTACAATATACTTCTTGCCTAATTTCAACCTTTGAAAACGATGAAGTTAAAGCTCCCTGTGAAGCAAGCTAGCAGTGTGGCTAAGCTAGCCGTCAGCCGAACActccttgttttgtttactcACCCATTAAAATCCTCATTTGTTTTTTGCCAAAAAGTCGTCCGAAGACTGACGATAAGGTCAGCCCCATGACTGGAGTGTGATGTTTGATTGTTTGGGAAAAGCAAATgaaatcacccccccccaaaaaagaggcACAATTGTTGCTTGACGTTGAGATTGCTTCAAAAGGACTACAGCAGACTGCCACGTCCGGGCCAACGTGGAACACGTGACGTCACCGCTTTGAATGAACTTTATCGACAACAACAAAAGAGCAGATAGTGCAACACAATGTTTATAGACGTTTGTATGTTACCACGTCAAAATAACACATCATTACGACTAATATAAGTAGTCAAATACAGTACTTACAGTAAATTGTAGGTACAAGTTGTTACATCGAACACAATGCAGTTACAATTCCTACCACTTGATGTCACCATTTCCAATAGTGTCCGGTTGTCCTGCAATTATGAGCCATCCTGTTGGTAGCGTAAAATACAACTTTGTTATTGCAGTAGTTCACCGGTCACATGcttattatgaataatacaaataatacaaaataatacaaaaatgatcttattttgtgaagtcATTACGCTACgtattacaaattacaaataccACAACCagccacaaaaataaacaccccTGATCGTTATTGACTTTGTGAAGGATTGTGTACTATTATTCCAAATACAAGTACAATTTAAAATAGTCATTTTGCCTCCTCTTTCAGTAAAAACAATAGTCTTGTCCTTACACAGATTATTAACTTGTCAAAGTggtaatctttttttaaatgttacctGTTAGaacaacaaaatgtaacaaataaaaGTGCAGCGAGAATGGAGGCCTACACTGAACTCttgtcagctttttttttaggggtgccaaatatatttgtttaaaacaaaaacaaactgcagccaacattaacataaaaaagatcattgtgtcatgATTTGCCGCCCCATTGTCTCTTTTCTGTCCTGCAGCAgactcctgccttgttctcctggtctgcacacttgttgcccatcagccactccacttccattgttccattgCTATGCACttgttaattattcattcattcattcattttctaccgcttttcctcacgagggtcgcgggggtgctggagcctatcccagctgtctttgggcgagaggcggggtacaccctggactggtcgccagccaatcagaggacacatatagacaaacaaccattcacactcacattcatacctatggacaatttggagtcgccaattaacctagcatgtttttggaatgtgggaggaaaccggagtacccggagaaaacccacgcatgcatagggagaacatgcaaactccacacagagatggccgagggtggaattgaaccctggtctcctagctgtgaggtttgtgtgctaaccactagaccaccatgccgcccactTGTTaattatataccgtattttctggactttaagtcgcacaaggccaaaaatgcataattaggtggaaaaaaacatacataagtcgcactggagtataagttgcattttttgcaggtaatttattttacaaacaacttgaccaaaacagacattacgtcctcttggaaggcaagttctaacaataacaataagaatagagaacaggctgaataggtgtaaatatgctaacacgatggttattcagctaacaaaaaataaacatgaacagaaaagtcgctctggagtataagtcgcaggaaaaGCCAACCTATgcaaaaaagtgcgacttatagtccgaaaaatacggTAGTTTATTGCACTGTGCAGTAACTTGCTTCAGACTCAACACCAAACTCCCTTACCTTTATTCTCTCCGGTGAGATTCACTGCATACACTAGCCTCGCTCTCCTTcccttgctcatccaatcagcagtcagaagCAGTCGGTGAGTGGGATATTTCGCATTCCTTTAGAAAATGCACATCCTTGGATGAACAAGGAGGTTGAAGAGTAACATGGGGCACAGGAGCCacaggttgccaacccctggttAAATGAATTGCATTggtcttaacacacacacacacacactttccggGGCAGGCGCAGTGAAAGCATCATGTGACTTATTTTCACTCTGACTTTTTTGTGCAGGTGTTCTTTGCCAGGAGCGCACATTTCTCATAAAAGCCACCATGAAGGAAGTCTGTTCAGTCTCTGTGAACCAACTGAAACGCGACTTTTGGGTTGACTGATTTCTTAACCATGGATCTCAATGGTACCCTGAGTGCCTATCAGGTAAGACTACTCGATCCTAGTTGTTTTAGAATAAACAATATTAGTGTGACATTTCCTCAGATGTCTTATTTCCTTCCCAGATTGATGTTCTCTCTACAGTGTATCTGCTCTCACTGACTCCCAGGTAATCATCATTTACTGAATCAAACTTGGTatggtatacagtatgtattttttgtactgtataaataaacaTGAGTATCTATCACTATACACACTGGAGTTCCCAAGACTTGAAAATGTGGTGAATAGATAAGATGGGTGATATTTGAACAGCTTTTGACTGACGTCCATGTGTCTGAGCAATGAAACTCTGGGTTGAGCTCCTGTGCTGAGCTGGTGCCAAAGTACCTTCAACTGTGTATGTTATGTCATTTATATGATATGATCATTTATATGATCTGCAGTGTGATTGGGAGCTTTTCTGTTCTGGTGGTTTCCACGGTGAGATGGAGGTATCTGAAAGAACAGGTTTGTGCCAACTTTGTGATGCCAGTGGAATGAATGATGGCGCTAAAGTCTGGTGTTTATGATTACAGGTGCACCTGTTGGTCCAACTCGCCTTGGCGGACCTTGTGGCTGCTCTCATCCTGATGTTCACGAGCGCCATGAATAAAGTCAGCAACGACAACAGCATCGCCATCTGTCAGTACAGCTTGCCTCTGTCACTGGTGAGGAACAAATTGCAaccaaaaattaaacaaaacctttttttttggcacaattATAAAAATCTAAGACATAGAAATTTGTGTCATAATCATCAATTGTTTTATACAGTAAAATTaaacatatacacatactaAATAAACATACAAACCAACTGTATTTTAGCTGAAATCCATTCCACAGTGTTACTTTCAAAACTATTTACACAGTGATAATGGAATGTGTGAGTCCATTCAGGTGctttgaaaatacaaatatgaaaagTATTCACAAGATCAATAAAATTCTAATATTTGCATAGGAAACAGTGAGCCAGTATACAAGATAAGTGCATCATATACTGCAGGAGGGTACTAACTAAATTTAAAAGGGACAGTTTTGTGTTACGTCTTTGTGTTACGTGTTTTGTATTTAAAGTGATACAACGCCAGAGAAAATATTTgggaggtctgatttttttaagtaggcatttttgtgatacaaatgtattatgcttttgaatgcatattgttttggagaagtcaaactctttacttaactgtcctcagcaactagctggaactatTTTCCTCAGCGCCGAAATCTGTCATCCAACTTCATGTCAGAAAATTTGAACTATGCCTTTAAAGGCAACACACAATTTGTAGAGCAGCTATTTTGGTTTTTGCAAAACTTCAGAAttgcttctttttcttttgctcCCTGGCCCATGCCTCTAGTTTGTAAGCTACAACTTAACACTTAGGCTACTACAATAAGTACTGCAGCGTGGTAAATGCTTTTTTGACAATAACATTTTATGTCAGAGTTTTACAGTATTGTACTTCGTTACATAATACAATTGCATAAGATGTAAAACGTGTATAATAAATCTCAGGAACGTGAGTGAGCCATAGGaacaccaaaaaaatgacataattgtcACGGGATGGGCtaccttttgtttttattgggcTTGTAacaactgacacacacacacacacaccacaataaTTACCTCATGAGCCAATAAAGTTACAATAGAAAAAGCTTTTACAGTTTCAGTTAGAGCAAATGTCAATTACtttaaatcaacattttttttattaattctcGATGGCAAAAAATAAGAGGAATGCCACTTTGGGCTTTGAATTTCGCGatcacgttttttttattaataagttatcgcagctgcacagtggtcgagtagatagcatgcaggccacacagttaggagacccaagttcgattccacctttcggcatctctgtgtggagtttgcatgttctccggttttcctcccacattccaaaaaacatgctaggttaattggcgactccaaattgtccataggtatgaatgtgagtgtgaatggttgt
This window harbors:
- the LOC131130993 gene encoding ADP-ribosylation factor 4-like; translated protein: MGLTLSSVFGRLFGKKQMRILMVGLDAAGKTTILYKLKLGEIVTTIPTIGFNVETVEYKNISFTVWDVGGQDKIRPLWRHYFQNTQGLIFVVDSNDRERVAEAADELSKMLQEQELKDAILLVFANKQDLPNALSVSEVTNELNLHDLRNKKWHVESTCATQGTGLYEGLDWLSTELCK